Proteins found in one Aneurinibacillus uraniidurans genomic segment:
- a CDS encoding CHASE2 domain-containing protein, with protein sequence MESIKRLFSYFWVKLFLIGSVITLLVGYMYQLSTLYVLENNFTDRVVQSEREVDNRIMIIGIDEKSLAALGKWPWPRAYHAEIMRKVAEGGAKAVWLDAILSEPSHDQDDNAAIAEVAAKYPNVVFSTNYEFPRVQSGKGKLEYDRVNMPFFPVRPEQLAHINVLPDRDNKIRTGILGLPHKELGMVPSVGVRLVNYLLPEKEKIKQEKDGTWYRGSKKISVNDRQEVYFSFAQRPGSETGFDVLSYEDVINGTVPPETFKNAVVLIGPYATGLQDQYFTPMSKSLSMYGVEIHANFIQSLLDNKLYSPLSKTAGWILIACMAFGTYALTNRFKGIRGLFLFIGLLVLYTLALIISFNYGILLPYVYVLLAIIAVYIYSVIDHYLMERQQRNRITSLFVRYVSKSIVDDILSKKEEVQLGGVRRDVTLIFVDIRGFTPLSEKLEPEQVVEVLNEYLDLCTRSIFQYNGTLDKFIGDGVMGIFGAPIQTDNHAELAIRAALEMRKGSAELTERLRQQIGHTVQFGIGINSGDAVIGNIGSKSRLDYTAIGDTVNLAARLESNAKPGKILISENTRARVEPYFVIEEIGEIKVKGKEHPVMVYEVIGEKQEDKQKEA encoded by the coding sequence ATGGAATCAATAAAGCGCTTATTCTCATACTTCTGGGTGAAATTGTTTCTCATCGGCAGTGTGATCACTCTTCTGGTAGGTTATATGTACCAGCTGTCAACTTTGTACGTTCTAGAGAATAATTTTACAGATCGAGTCGTACAAAGTGAGCGTGAGGTTGACAATCGGATTATGATCATTGGAATCGATGAAAAAAGTTTGGCTGCGCTCGGAAAATGGCCGTGGCCGCGTGCGTATCATGCCGAGATTATGCGTAAGGTAGCGGAAGGTGGAGCGAAGGCGGTCTGGCTGGATGCCATTCTATCAGAGCCGAGCCATGATCAAGATGATAATGCAGCAATTGCTGAAGTGGCGGCCAAGTATCCAAATGTGGTGTTCTCAACAAATTACGAGTTTCCACGTGTCCAGTCCGGGAAGGGAAAGTTGGAATATGACCGGGTGAATATGCCATTCTTTCCGGTGCGACCCGAACAGCTTGCCCATATTAATGTACTTCCCGACCGAGACAATAAGATAAGGACCGGAATTCTTGGCTTGCCTCATAAAGAACTGGGTATGGTTCCATCTGTTGGGGTTCGTCTGGTCAATTATCTTCTTCCAGAGAAAGAGAAAATCAAACAAGAGAAAGATGGAACCTGGTATCGAGGAAGTAAGAAGATTTCGGTGAACGATCGCCAGGAAGTATATTTTTCGTTTGCACAGCGGCCAGGTTCAGAGACTGGTTTTGATGTGCTTTCGTATGAAGATGTGATAAATGGAACCGTGCCGCCTGAAACATTTAAAAATGCAGTTGTGTTAATTGGCCCATATGCGACTGGCTTGCAGGATCAATATTTTACACCTATGAGTAAAAGTCTATCGATGTATGGGGTTGAGATTCACGCGAATTTCATTCAAAGTCTGCTGGATAACAAGTTGTACAGCCCGCTGTCGAAAACAGCTGGATGGATCTTGATTGCTTGTATGGCATTTGGTACGTATGCACTGACGAATCGTTTCAAGGGGATTCGTGGTCTGTTTTTGTTCATCGGTCTGTTGGTTTTGTATACACTAGCGCTTATTATCAGTTTTAACTACGGAATTCTACTTCCGTATGTATACGTTTTGCTTGCGATCATTGCAGTTTATATATATTCCGTCATCGATCATTATCTGATGGAGCGTCAGCAGCGCAACCGTATAACATCGTTATTCGTTCGCTACGTATCTAAGTCGATTGTTGATGATATTCTTAGCAAAAAGGAAGAAGTGCAGCTCGGCGGTGTACGCCGCGATGTTACATTGATTTTTGTCGATATTCGCGGATTTACTCCGCTGTCGGAGAAGCTTGAGCCAGAGCAAGTCGTTGAAGTGCTTAATGAATATCTGGATTTATGTACACGGTCGATTTTTCAATACAATGGCACGCTTGATAAATTTATCGGGGACGGCGTGATGGGCATCTTCGGCGCACCGATCCAGACGGACAATCATGCGGAGCTTGCGATACGTGCGGCTCTTGAAATGCGTAAAGGATCAGCCGAGCTGACTGAACGATTGCGGCAGCAGATCGGACATACGGTACAGTTCGGGATTGGGATCAACTCAGGTGACGCCGTTATCGGAAACATCGGCTCCAAAAGTCGACTTGACTATACAGCGATTGGCGACACGGTGAACCTGGCTGCACGCCTTGAATCGAACGCGAAGCCAGGCAAGATTCTGATTAGTGAAAATACGAGAGCGCGTGTAGAGCCGTATTTTGTCATTGAGGAAATTGGTGAAATCAAAGTAAAAGGAAAAGAGCATCCGGTTATGGTGTATGAAGTAATCGGGGAGAAGCAGGAAGATAAGCAAAAGGAGGCGTAG
- a CDS encoding Crp/Fnr family transcriptional regulator, which produces MNIFGRLRSVPLFEHLTDEQLQELEKIVVSQKLQPGFILFREGDNGSTFYIIAAGSAKIYTEKDGKEKIITIFRAGDSFGELALLDGENRSASVQILEPSVLLSISHNDFFRFLEGNFSFTRQILKQLSSRIRKANKEITDMVFLDVETRVLKVLADLAIKHGTRENNLVRIDIKIGLHEIGKLVGISQQVVNGVLTHLHRRGIIRFEGHSIYMDASKLIKK; this is translated from the coding sequence ATGAATATATTTGGGAGGTTGAGATCCGTCCCACTGTTTGAACATTTAACAGATGAACAGCTGCAAGAACTAGAAAAAATCGTCGTTTCACAAAAACTCCAGCCGGGATTTATCTTGTTCCGCGAAGGCGATAACGGCAGCACGTTCTACATTATCGCAGCAGGTTCAGCTAAGATTTACACCGAAAAAGATGGGAAAGAAAAAATCATTACGATTTTTAGAGCAGGCGATAGCTTCGGAGAGCTGGCCCTGCTTGACGGGGAGAATCGCTCCGCTTCCGTACAAATCCTCGAACCCTCTGTACTGCTCTCCATCTCTCACAACGATTTCTTCCGCTTCCTCGAAGGCAACTTTTCATTTACCCGACAAATTCTTAAACAGCTTTCCTCACGAATCCGCAAGGCAAACAAAGAAATTACAGATATGGTATTCCTCGATGTAGAAACACGTGTACTTAAAGTGCTGGCTGATCTTGCTATAAAACATGGAACTCGCGAGAATAATCTTGTCAGAATTGACATAAAAATCGGACTCCATGAAATTGGTAAACTAGTCGGCATTTCACAACAGGTTGTAAATGGTGTCCTTACACACTTGCATCGAAGGGGAATTATTAGGTTTGAAGGTCACTCCATCTATATGGATGCGTCCAAGCTTATAAAAAAATAA
- a CDS encoding SwmB domain-containing protein, with translation MKNQKKKATARAMAAMALLTSLFTVTPIGTHPAQAQAAADTTPPLIQSALSSGDTLVLTYDEVIQPPDSSPDLPPDSPSTLPDYIIHNRTSNTDVTVDDITFEGNTVTLTLRSSIDNADATIQYSNDPDRHVYDLAGNKDISLNDPYPITDNSSDTTPPERIRSIISTDDIKLFYNETLNPNEIDSDDYKVTVNGKPQTVSYARIRGGMVRLMLDRGAIVFGDKVDLTYKAAVDHPLQDNSGNKAGNISLLAQEVVDLTPPEVMMEGILVSENEVTIRMSEPIKLNSSGDSLAGAFILHTTGSPPRNIGVIGCRISNYDRDNPNNPNDHNNYNKLILVLDDYIDYEERGRLYLDYIDENRIVDLAGNPLLLFSGELAYNQTLDPQSIQSIEIMNSPVTLPVGVKYHLSVRTTYDQYPPKTNIAPVASYESTNSNCATADKGVITAITEGQTTIKVSYRGKTASIDVKVISEADYKEGLRNRLDPTHTGITLGTIIKFLRTNPAEDFNMDGVINNDDVVYLMQFISPKKPT, from the coding sequence ATGAAAAATCAAAAAAAGAAGGCGACTGCCCGAGCAATGGCGGCTATGGCTCTGCTGACTTCACTCTTCACCGTTACACCTATAGGAACACACCCGGCACAGGCACAGGCCGCTGCAGATACCACTCCTCCCCTCATTCAAAGTGCACTGTCAAGTGGTGATACGCTCGTATTAACGTATGATGAAGTAATACAACCACCGGATTCCTCACCGGATTTGCCACCGGATTCCCCATCAACTCTCCCTGATTACATCATCCATAATCGTACCTCTAATACTGATGTTACAGTAGACGACATTACATTTGAAGGAAATACAGTCACCCTTACACTTAGAAGCTCCATCGACAATGCAGACGCTACTATTCAATATAGTAATGACCCAGATAGACATGTGTACGATCTAGCCGGTAATAAAGATATTTCCTTAAATGATCCGTACCCTATCACCGATAATTCTTCCGATACAACACCTCCAGAGCGTATTCGCTCCATTATAAGTACAGATGATATTAAACTGTTCTATAACGAAACTTTGAATCCTAATGAAATTGATTCAGATGATTACAAAGTAACAGTAAACGGAAAACCACAAACCGTAAGTTACGCTAGGATTCGTGGCGGTATGGTTAGACTGATGCTAGATAGAGGAGCTATAGTGTTTGGAGACAAAGTAGATTTGACGTACAAAGCAGCAGTGGATCACCCTTTGCAGGATAATAGCGGGAATAAGGCAGGGAATATTTCTCTTCTTGCACAGGAGGTCGTTGATCTGACCCCTCCTGAAGTGATGATGGAAGGGATCCTCGTGTCGGAAAATGAAGTGACAATTAGGATGTCAGAGCCTATTAAGCTCAATTCCTCAGGTGATTCTCTCGCCGGAGCCTTTATCCTCCATACAACAGGCTCACCCCCACGTAATATCGGAGTTATAGGCTGCCGTATTTCAAATTATGACCGTGATAACCCTAATAACCCTAATGACCATAATAACTATAATAAACTTATTCTCGTGCTGGATGATTATATAGACTACGAGGAACGGGGGAGGCTTTACCTGGATTACATTGACGAAAATAGAATTGTAGACCTTGCCGGAAATCCTCTGCTTCTGTTTTCAGGGGAACTTGCATATAACCAGACTCTCGACCCTCAATCTATTCAATCTATTGAAATAATGAATTCTCCTGTGACTCTTCCGGTCGGGGTGAAATATCATTTAAGTGTACGGACGACCTACGATCAATACCCACCAAAGACCAACATTGCGCCAGTTGCCTCCTATGAATCGACAAATTCGAATTGTGCCACCGCAGATAAAGGCGTTATTACTGCCATCACGGAAGGACAGACCACCATTAAGGTATCTTACCGGGGAAAAACAGCATCCATTGATGTTAAAGTCATATCCGAAGCCGACTATAAGGAGGGCCTCCGAAACCGGCTGGACCCTACTCATACCGGGATTACGCTCGGTACTATCATCAAATTCCTGCGAACGAATCCCGCAGAAGACTTCAACATGGATGGCGTAATCAATAATGACGACGTTGTATATCTCATGCAATTCATCTCCCCGAAAAAGCCAACCTAA
- a CDS encoding SLC13 family permease: MLLQNVAMFEGLSTVEQARLFGSMEKITVEAGTVIFNIGDAGDAMYIINRGEVELFASTEEGERHLLTILKEGEVFGEMALLTGNPRSASAIAASTVDLFKMGTDTFSQLILENNTISTYLSRLLCQRLAQTNSSLQRSKDSQVKQVLEELSTLPELLQNTILMLSLLPGVSPSFLTDYFKQDAAIQQIYQYKSIYKELLVHEYEAGVEWFYVDPAARLVLRDMYASRFGSSQKEGVLDAAAAYFLAQKQFRYAVQTYIQNEEWEKACAVVEGEVDWDTLSVEEKEASGLLFATCPKDVLFCHETVLFLLLEAQTRSNPAAGFSLVEDALENIHLYFSDQQATRLYEYAAAFSKKLGYQQKALEYLNMAYSFASELTESSSRRQKTNQGEGQDREYALSKLNFENMWRLARAEKAGQLFNKNGLSILFTILFSCLCLGYFSQAEPFPGLSHKGMLFVGLSLTAMAFWIVNVIPDYIVALLLAMSWSLTGLVEMDTVLSGFSNPVWLYMMGILALGAAISHSGLLYRLSLHMLKLFPKSYRGQMVGLMVSGIVFNPLLPSSSAKVVLASPIALSISEAMGFANRSKGSAGLGLTAMVSYGYLSPFFLTASSLNVLAMGLIPHLSVSWGQWFWYALPAFLVFTVGMFMANLFLFRPGSEEKAMSAAMLDEQLTILGSLTKEEKITLWTMTGTIGMLMLESLHHIESVWIMLTGFSVLVITGVLDSRTLKSGIDWPFMLFNGVALAFATVAFKLGVVKWLTGLFAHFLEPFTGSPYLFIPAVAVTVFLVTFIVRDDPAVILLVISLAPLCEQVGIHPWLLLFVILLTSDPFFFTYQSPSYLLAYYSTEERAFSHRQGQKVAICYALFAVLAVVVSIPFWQWIGLIR; this comes from the coding sequence ATGTTATTACAAAATGTAGCGATGTTTGAAGGGCTTTCTACTGTCGAACAGGCTCGTCTGTTCGGAAGTATGGAAAAAATAACAGTAGAAGCAGGTACGGTTATTTTCAACATTGGGGATGCCGGAGATGCGATGTATATTATTAATCGTGGTGAAGTAGAGTTATTTGCCAGTACCGAAGAAGGCGAGCGGCATCTGCTTACGATTTTGAAAGAAGGAGAAGTATTTGGTGAGATGGCGCTGTTAACGGGGAATCCTCGTTCTGCATCGGCGATTGCTGCAAGTACGGTTGATCTCTTCAAAATGGGCACGGACACATTCAGTCAGTTAATTCTCGAAAACAATACGATTTCCACCTACCTCTCCAGACTGTTATGTCAGCGGCTGGCGCAGACGAACAGCAGTCTGCAGCGCTCCAAAGACTCGCAGGTGAAACAGGTTCTTGAAGAACTATCTACGCTACCCGAACTTCTGCAGAATACCATTCTTATGCTCTCCTTGTTGCCAGGAGTTTCCCCTTCATTTCTTACCGATTACTTCAAGCAAGATGCAGCCATTCAGCAAATCTATCAATATAAATCCATCTATAAAGAGTTACTCGTTCATGAATACGAAGCGGGAGTCGAATGGTTTTATGTCGATCCTGCTGCTCGATTGGTCCTTAGGGATATGTACGCTTCCCGATTTGGAAGTAGCCAGAAGGAAGGCGTGCTAGATGCAGCCGCTGCGTATTTTCTTGCCCAGAAGCAGTTTCGGTATGCAGTGCAGACGTACATCCAGAATGAAGAATGGGAGAAGGCGTGCGCTGTTGTTGAGGGAGAGGTTGATTGGGATACTCTTAGTGTGGAGGAAAAAGAGGCGAGTGGATTGTTGTTTGCCACCTGCCCAAAAGATGTACTGTTCTGTCATGAAACGGTTCTTTTTCTCCTGCTCGAAGCACAGACTCGGAGTAATCCGGCTGCTGGTTTTTCACTCGTAGAAGACGCACTGGAAAATATTCACCTGTACTTTTCTGATCAGCAGGCGACCCGGTTGTATGAATATGCGGCAGCATTTAGCAAAAAGCTTGGCTACCAGCAAAAAGCGCTGGAATATCTCAACATGGCATACAGCTTTGCTTCCGAATTGACCGAGTCTTCTTCGCGTCGACAGAAGACAAATCAAGGGGAAGGACAAGATCGGGAATATGCATTATCCAAGCTTAATTTTGAGAATATGTGGCGTCTTGCACGAGCGGAAAAAGCGGGACAGCTGTTTAATAAAAATGGTTTGAGTATTCTTTTTACCATCTTGTTCAGCTGTTTATGCCTCGGGTATTTCAGTCAGGCAGAGCCGTTTCCGGGGCTATCGCATAAAGGGATGTTGTTCGTTGGTTTGTCTTTGACTGCGATGGCGTTCTGGATTGTGAATGTGATTCCTGATTATATTGTAGCGCTCCTTTTAGCCATGTCATGGTCGCTTACCGGGCTGGTAGAGATGGATACGGTATTGTCCGGCTTCAGTAACCCTGTCTGGTTATATATGATGGGCATTTTAGCACTTGGTGCGGCGATTTCGCATTCAGGCCTTCTTTACCGTCTATCTTTACATATGCTGAAGTTATTTCCGAAAAGCTACCGAGGGCAGATGGTTGGCTTGATGGTAAGCGGGATTGTATTTAATCCACTGCTCCCGTCGTCTTCTGCGAAAGTTGTGCTCGCAAGTCCGATTGCCCTAAGCATTAGTGAAGCGATGGGGTTTGCTAATCGCTCGAAGGGTTCGGCGGGACTTGGGTTGACGGCCATGGTGTCGTATGGCTATTTATCTCCCTTTTTCCTTACGGCATCAAGTTTGAATGTACTGGCGATGGGGCTGATTCCGCATCTATCGGTATCATGGGGACAGTGGTTCTGGTATGCGCTTCCGGCGTTTCTTGTGTTTACGGTTGGGATGTTTATGGCGAATCTTTTTTTGTTCCGACCAGGATCGGAAGAGAAAGCGATGTCGGCAGCGATGCTAGATGAGCAGCTTACCATTCTTGGCAGTTTGACGAAGGAAGAGAAAATTACACTTTGGACGATGACGGGAACGATTGGAATGCTGATGCTCGAATCGTTGCATCACATCGAAAGCGTCTGGATTATGCTCACTGGTTTTTCTGTTCTTGTGATAACGGGAGTGCTGGACAGCCGTACGTTGAAAAGTGGAATTGATTGGCCGTTCATGCTGTTTAATGGGGTAGCACTTGCGTTTGCGACTGTGGCTTTCAAGCTTGGAGTGGTGAAGTGGCTTACTGGCTTGTTTGCGCATTTCTTGGAACCATTTACTGGTTCGCCGTATTTGTTTATTCCGGCGGTTGCGGTGACGGTGTTTCTTGTGACGTTTATCGTTCGGGACGATCCAGCCGTGATTTTGCTTGTGATCTCGCTTGCTCCGTTGTGTGAGCAAGTAGGAATTCATCCGTGGCTGCTTTTGTTTGTTATTTTGTTGACGTCTGATCCGTTCTTTTTTACGTATCAGTCACCTTCCTATTTGCTTGCGTATTATAGTACGGAGGAGCGGGCGTTTAGCCATAGGCAGGGGCAAAAGGTGGCGATATGCTATGCTTTGTTTGCAGTGCTGGCGGTGGTCGTGTCGATTCCGTTCTGGCAGTGGATTGGGTTGATTCGATAG
- a CDS encoding TRAP transporter large permease — MTLTLFSIFIVLMILRVPIAISLSLSTIFVLLQSNFNMNMVPQRMFSALDSFPLMAIPGFVLAGVILARGGISKYLIESLRTWVGHLPGGLSVVTVLACMIFAAISGSSPATAAAIGSIMIPAMVSAGYDKKYAMGLVAASGTLGILIPPSIPLIIYGITAEESIGKLFMAGVIPGLLLGGVLIVSAIYYARKYGYGKDEKASMEVRMKSTIKALWGGFLPILILGSIYTGIATPTESAVIAVVYGLIVSVVIYREMGLKDVRPILVETISITSMIFLIMAAASLFGLYLTNEQVPQGVGAWIAESNMNKWVFFIIVNVLFFIMGTFLEAVSIILITLPILLPILKHLNIDLIHFAIVMTVNMELAMITPPVGLNLFVVGGIAKEKLEVVVRGVAPFIVLFILVLAFLVLVPQISLWLPTMMQ, encoded by the coding sequence ATGACACTCACTTTGTTTAGTATTTTCATCGTGCTGATGATTTTGCGTGTACCGATTGCCATCAGTCTCTCGCTTTCTACGATTTTTGTGCTACTGCAGTCAAATTTCAATATGAATATGGTGCCGCAGCGGATGTTCTCCGCGCTCGACTCGTTCCCGCTTATGGCCATCCCAGGATTCGTACTAGCTGGTGTGATTCTGGCTCGTGGTGGGATTTCCAAGTATTTGATTGAATCGCTCCGCACATGGGTTGGTCATCTGCCGGGTGGCCTATCTGTGGTAACGGTTCTTGCTTGCATGATATTTGCGGCGATCTCTGGTTCGAGCCCAGCCACGGCAGCAGCAATTGGCTCGATCATGATCCCGGCAATGGTGAGTGCAGGATACGATAAAAAGTATGCGATGGGTCTCGTGGCAGCGTCCGGTACACTCGGCATTCTTATTCCGCCAAGCATTCCACTTATTATATACGGGATTACAGCGGAGGAATCGATTGGTAAGCTGTTTATGGCCGGTGTTATTCCTGGTTTATTGCTTGGTGGTGTACTCATTGTTTCAGCGATTTATTATGCCCGCAAGTATGGATATGGTAAAGATGAGAAAGCATCTATGGAAGTTCGGATGAAATCTACCATTAAAGCGCTTTGGGGTGGATTCTTGCCTATTCTTATTCTTGGGAGTATTTATACCGGGATCGCTACACCAACGGAATCAGCTGTTATCGCGGTTGTATATGGTTTGATTGTTTCGGTTGTCATCTACCGAGAGATGGGACTTAAAGATGTGCGTCCGATCTTAGTTGAGACGATAAGCATTACGTCCATGATCTTTTTGATCATGGCTGCAGCGAGTTTGTTTGGCTTGTATTTGACAAATGAACAGGTGCCGCAGGGGGTAGGTGCGTGGATTGCGGAAAGTAATATGAATAAGTGGGTATTCTTTATTATCGTAAATGTCTTGTTCTTTATTATGGGAACGTTCCTGGAAGCTGTATCCATCATTCTAATTACGCTGCCGATCTTACTGCCGATCCTGAAGCATCTGAACATTGACCTGATCCACTTCGCGATTGTCATGACGGTAAATATGGAGTTGGCGATGATTACACCACCTGTGGGCCTGAACTTGTTCGTAGTGGGTGGAATTGCTAAAGAGAAGCTCGAAGTAGTGGTGCGTGGAGTTGCTCCGTTTATCGTTCTGTTTATTCTCGTGCTTGCTTTCCTTGTGCTGGTACCACAAATTTCACTGTGGCTGCCGACGATGATGCAGTAG
- a CDS encoding TRAP transporter small permease codes for MKGLKKAWDLLEDILAGSFLSVGIALIFYGVIMRYVFNEPKAWVEEVVNYTIVWGALLGVPIALRGNHHIQVDMLYDKLPPAGKRLLDIFSSAMGVLFCIFFTYYGYLLVAKRYTSGMVSMDVGIPMWLVYLILPISGVMFLLRFIERLVQSLMRNSDVVSGKEEQNDTHFV; via the coding sequence GTGAAAGGATTGAAAAAAGCCTGGGATCTGCTTGAAGATATTTTGGCGGGCTCCTTTTTGTCTGTCGGAATTGCCCTTATCTTTTATGGAGTTATTATGCGCTATGTGTTCAATGAACCTAAAGCATGGGTCGAAGAAGTGGTGAACTATACAATCGTCTGGGGTGCACTTCTCGGTGTGCCGATCGCGCTGCGCGGCAACCATCACATTCAGGTAGATATGCTGTATGATAAACTTCCGCCAGCTGGCAAACGTCTTCTGGATATTTTCTCAAGCGCAATGGGTGTGCTATTTTGTATTTTTTTTACATACTACGGGTATTTACTTGTAGCCAAGCGGTATACATCTGGCATGGTATCGATGGATGTAGGGATTCCCATGTGGCTTGTCTATTTAATTCTGCCGATTAGCGGCGTTATGTTTTTGCTGCGCTTTATTGAGCGGCTTGTACAGTCTCTGATGAGAAATTCGGATGTGGTCAGTGGAAAGGAGGAGCAGAATGACACTCACTTTGTTTAG
- a CDS encoding DctP family TRAP transporter solute-binding subunit yields MKKVMAALITLVMVTLLAACGGGGGQSKPADTKEKASGDQKDQIIIKFSHVTSKDSVKGKAADKFAELAAAKTGGKVKVEVYPSSQLYGDKDELDALVAGNVQMIAPSVTKMVKLDPRWQYVDMPFLFRDRNHALAFFKSDLAKKLLNGDKLVSNDIVGLAFWENGFKNFSNNKKPLKTAADFQGLKFRAQAGKVLEGQFKALGAGSATIPFGETYAALQQGTVDGQENTFNNIDTQKYQEVQKYLTVSNHGRLDYAIFVNKTFWDGMPQDVRTKVEEALKEATEYEWQLASQDNDKSFENLKKSGKMQITELTAAERAELEKALQPVYGEFKSIITPELIDGIKNMK; encoded by the coding sequence ATGAAAAAAGTGATGGCAGCACTGATCACACTGGTGATGGTTACGCTATTAGCTGCATGTGGTGGCGGTGGCGGCCAAAGTAAGCCGGCCGACACCAAAGAAAAAGCTAGTGGAGACCAAAAAGATCAAATCATTATTAAATTCTCGCATGTAACGTCTAAAGATAGTGTGAAAGGAAAAGCAGCTGATAAATTCGCTGAGCTGGCTGCAGCGAAAACGGGCGGTAAAGTAAAAGTTGAAGTATATCCGTCCTCTCAGTTATACGGAGATAAAGATGAACTGGACGCACTTGTGGCGGGCAATGTGCAGATGATTGCCCCGTCGGTTACGAAAATGGTGAAGCTTGATCCGCGCTGGCAGTATGTGGACATGCCGTTCCTGTTTAGAGACCGGAATCATGCACTTGCATTCTTCAAGAGTGATCTTGCGAAAAAATTGCTGAACGGTGATAAGCTCGTAAGCAATGATATTGTCGGTCTGGCATTTTGGGAAAACGGTTTCAAAAACTTCTCGAACAACAAAAAGCCGCTGAAAACAGCTGCCGACTTCCAAGGACTGAAATTCCGTGCGCAGGCAGGTAAAGTGCTAGAAGGTCAGTTCAAAGCACTTGGCGCTGGCTCTGCTACGATTCCGTTCGGTGAAACGTATGCCGCTCTTCAGCAGGGTACAGTAGACGGGCAGGAAAATACATTCAATAACATCGACACACAGAAATATCAGGAAGTACAAAAATACCTGACTGTAAGTAATCATGGTCGTCTTGATTATGCTATCTTCGTGAACAAAACATTCTGGGATGGTATGCCGCAAGATGTTCGCACAAAAGTAGAAGAAGCACTGAAAGAAGCGACAGAATACGAATGGCAGCTTGCAAGCCAAGATAATGACAAGAGCTTTGAAAATCTTAAAAAGTCTGGCAAGATGCAGATTACAGAGTTGACAGCTGCGGAACGTGCGGAACTTGAGAAGGCGCTCCAGCCGGTGTATGGCGAGTTCAAATCTATCATTACACCTGAGCTGATTGACGGCATCAAAAATATGAAGTAA
- a CDS encoding ATP-binding protein, with protein sequence MNRSYVAACRERCIQRGLDPEIIPVPNVLAVNDLTERKERYHDILEMTNFFANKLLFFGKYPVVLCVTDGQAVILDMYGDEGILQSVQHMGLVLGAVYREQEMGINTVSLALEHNKPIKVLGNEHYHTYLAESACYSVPFCYEGRGGITGTLSILTTLENATDMYLGGLLAVVESVGRELLLRKQNQKLCMLNQILEEQIIVSEKFSAVGKLAAGFAHEIRNPLTSISGFIQLLQEKETVDYKDIQYFEIIRSELARINKLVTDFVGVAKPEVSTVRQKHDLKNVLGEMVVFMQSQALLCKVEIVYQAPDTSVFLECNDMQIKQVMLNLIQNAIEAMPDGGQIIVALSEEETGFVSIRVQDEGGGMTEEKKKKVLQPFFTTKENGCGLGLSVCLRIIENHQGQIEIDSQKGKGTTFHIKLPKG encoded by the coding sequence ATGAATAGATCTTATGTTGCAGCCTGCCGGGAACGCTGCATACAAAGAGGGCTTGATCCGGAGATAATCCCTGTACCGAACGTACTTGCAGTTAACGATCTGACAGAGCGGAAAGAGCGGTACCATGACATATTGGAAATGACGAATTTTTTTGCAAATAAACTTCTGTTCTTTGGGAAGTATCCGGTGGTGCTTTGTGTCACAGACGGGCAGGCTGTCATTTTAGATATGTACGGGGATGAAGGGATTTTACAATCAGTGCAACATATGGGGCTAGTGCTAGGTGCTGTATATCGAGAACAAGAGATGGGGATTAATACGGTATCCTTAGCGCTCGAACATAACAAGCCGATAAAAGTTCTCGGAAATGAGCATTATCATACATATCTTGCTGAGTCTGCTTGTTACTCTGTTCCTTTTTGTTATGAGGGAAGAGGTGGTATTACCGGAACACTGTCTATTTTGACAACGCTTGAAAATGCCACGGATATGTATCTGGGGGGGCTGCTAGCTGTTGTGGAATCAGTTGGACGTGAGTTGTTGCTTCGCAAACAAAATCAGAAGTTGTGTATGCTGAATCAAATTTTGGAGGAGCAAATCATTGTCTCTGAGAAATTTTCAGCGGTTGGAAAGCTAGCGGCCGGATTCGCACATGAAATTCGCAATCCACTTACATCGATTTCAGGGTTTATCCAGCTGCTACAAGAAAAAGAGACAGTCGACTATAAGGATATACAGTACTTTGAAATTATTCGCAGCGAACTTGCGCGTATTAATAAACTCGTGACTGATTTTGTAGGAGTGGCCAAACCGGAAGTCTCAACGGTACGACAGAAGCATGATCTAAAAAATGTGCTTGGTGAAATGGTTGTTTTCATGCAAAGTCAGGCGTTATTGTGCAAGGTAGAAATTGTGTATCAAGCACCAGATACTTCTGTTTTTCTGGAATGTAATGACATGCAAATTAAGCAGGTCATGTTGAATTTGATACAAAATGCAATAGAAGCGATGCCGGACGGCGGACAAATTATTGTAGCACTGTCAGAAGAGGAGACCGGTTTTGTATCCATTCGGGTACAAGACGAGGGGGGAGGAATGACCGAAGAGAAAAAGAAAAAGGTGTTACAACCATTTTTTACAACAAAAGAAAACGGTTGTGGGCTTGGCTTGTCGGTTTGTCTCCGTATTATTGAAAATCATCAAGGACAAATTGAAATTGACTCACAAAAAGGAAAAGGAACAACATTTCATATCAAACTTCCGAAAGGATAA